In Betta splendens chromosome 22, fBetSpl5.4, whole genome shotgun sequence, the following proteins share a genomic window:
- the LOC114848280 gene encoding serine/threonine-protein kinase PAK 2-like — translation MCDSGVCDDKPPAPPVRMSSQVGGAKDPQLANQKPLPSVPEEKKSRNKIISMFAYEKGGRKKDRDKDRPEISSPSDFEHTIHVGFDAVTGEFTGMPEQWARLLQTSNISKYEQKQNPQAVLDILKFYDSTSGKQKYLSVSASDKDLQSPGKPGTITGAPSSRDGEDDDDDTPPPIVAPRPEHTKSVYTRSVIDPLPPPDKAADKQKKKGGKMTDEEIMDKLRTIVSVGDPKKKYTRYEKIGQGASGTVYTAIDVATGQEVAIKQINLQKQPKKELIINEILVMKEMKNPNIVNFLDSFLVGDELFVVMEYLAGGSLTDVVTETCMDEAQIAAVCREVLQALEFLHANQVIHRDIKSDNVLLGMDGSVKLTDFGFCAQITPEQNKRSTMVGTPYWMAPEVVTRKAYGPKVDIWSLGIMAIEMVEGEPPYLNENPLRALYLIATNGTPELQSPEKLSPVFRSFLSRCLEMDVEKRGSGRELLQHPFLKLAKPLSSLTPLILAAKEAMKSNR, via the exons ATGTGTGACAGCGGCGTGTGTGACGACaagccccccgccccccctgtCAGGATGAGCAGCCAAGTAGGAGGAGCCAAGGACCCCCAGCTGGCCAATCAGAAGCCACTGCCTTCTGTACCAGAGGAGAAGAAGTCCAGGAACAAGATCATCTCCATGTTCGCCTATGAAAAAG gaggcaggaagaaggaCAGGGATAAGGACCGGCCTGAGATATCGTCACCGTCTGACTTTGAACACACCATCCATGTTGGCTTTGATGCCGTCACCGGAGAATTCACT GGCATGCCGGAGCAGTGGGCCCGTCTCCTTCAAACCTCCAACATCAGTAAATATGAGCAGAAACAAAATCCCCAGGCCGTTCTTGACATTCTCAAATTCTACGACTCCACCAGTGGAAAACAGAAATACCTCAGTGTCTCTGCCTCGG ATAAAGACTTACAGTCG CCAGGCAAACCGGGTACGATCACCGGGGCGcccagcagcagagacggagaGGACGACGATGACGACACGCCGCCCCCAATCGTGGCCCCACGGCCAGAACACACCAAATCA GTTTATACGAGGTCGGTGATAgatcctctccctcctccggACAAGGCCGCcgacaaacagaaaaagaaggGAGGCAAGATGACAGACGAGGAGATCATGGACAAACTAA gAACTATCGTCAGCGTTGGGGATCCTAAGAAGAAATACACTCGCTACGAGAAGATCGGCCAGGG GGCATCTGGCACAGTTTATACAGCAATAGATGTTGCTACTGGACAAGAG GTGGCCATTAAACAGATCAACTTGCAGAAACAGCCAAAGAAAGAGCTAATTATCAATGAAATCCTGGTCATGAAGGAGATGAAGAATCCCAACATTGTCAATTTCCTGGACAG TTTCCTCGTAGGAGACGAACTTTTCGTGGTCATGGAGTATCTTGCTGGCGGCTCGCTTACCGATGTCGTGACGGAGACGTGCATGGACGAAGCTCAGATTGCGGCAGTCTGCAGAGAG GTTCTTCAAGCGCTGGAGTTCCTTCACGCCAACCAGGTCATCCACAGAGACATCAAGAGTGACAATGTTCTGCTGGGGATGGATGGATCTGTCAAACTCA CGGACTTCGGCTTCTGTGCTCAGATCActccagaacagaacaaacgCAGCACCATGGTGGGAACCCCCTACTGGATGGCTCCTGAAGTGGTGACAAGGAAAGCTTATGGGCCCAAAGTGGACATTTGGTCTCTGGGAATCATGGCCATAGAGATGGTGGAGGGAGAACCTCCGTATCTCAATGAGAACCCACTCAGG gctcTGTATTTAATCGCCACCAACGGGACTCCTGAGCTCCAGAGTCCGGAGAAGCTGTCTCCCGTCTTCAGGTCCTTCTTGTCCCGTTGTCTGGAAATGGACGTGGAGAAACGAGGATCGGGCCGAGAACTGCTGCAG caTCCGTTCCTGAAGCTGGCCAAACCTCTGTCCAGCCTCACTCCCCTCATCCTCGCTGCTAAAGAGGCCATGAAGAGCAACCGCTGA